Within the Thalassophryne amazonica chromosome 19, fThaAma1.1, whole genome shotgun sequence genome, the region CTATTtgtttaaatgtaaataaagaggAAGTGAGGAACGTGCACCTGGCAGTTTGTGGGTAATCTATGCCAAAGATAAAGAGCTGACAGGTTTTGAACTCAGAACAGCTCCAGCACAGTGAATAAAACATTTCATCCATGCAGTCGCTGTCCCTAATTCCTGGTTTGTTTTGATGCTCATTGCTGTGAAATCTGTAGAGCATTTTCTTCTTTCCTTGTGTTAAACATTTTAATTGTGAACTGCTGCACTGAACAAACGGCACCTcgtgagcctttttttttttcttgattatcCTCCATTgattcttaaatttttttttctgctgtactGGAACTACTCTGTGAAAAGCGTGTTATGTAGCACTCTGACAGGCAGTATCATAGTGCAGGATGGGTTGCAATATGAAATCGTATCACTTGATGTCAATGAAACAGCCTTCAACATTACTTTATGGTATGAGCCACCCTTGACTTGCACTAGAGCAACAGAcagtttaatttaaccaggttagactCATTGAGATCTATTTTGCAAAGGAggcctgggcaattataaagtttccaatttacataacctttaaatgtgggaggaaacccacggagaacatgcaaactccacacagaaaagccacaggtgggaatcgaacccatgacctacttgctgtgaggcaactgtgctaaccactaagccaccgtgctgacaAAGGAGAAATAAAAATGATTAGGGTGTGTATTTGTACTCTCTAGTATTGTCTTCCAACTGACTCCAAAATATATCAATCTGTTTTTAGATCAGTTTATATTTTTATGaaaatattttacaaaattaaTGACAAATCAGTGCAAGATAATATGGACACACCTAATTTGAACTATCTTTGTTCCTCCATCCATAACAACACCAGTTAAATTGATTGTTGTTAATTTACAGAAACAACAGCAAAGAAATTTATGAGCAGCAATGAATGTAATTGAGTGGGACAGTGATGGCAACCACACAAACAATGCAGTAACACTGACAAATACAGGCAGGCAGAGACATTAAACAAAGTTCTTGCTTGATTTTGGGTATCAGGCATTCCTGAAAAACAAGATCGCTCATCTTGCGTAAAATGTTTTTTGTACACAACCTTACACAAAACCTTGGTACGTCAGCAGCTCCAGATAGCTCATTATTTTCACTCAGTTTAACCCTTTTAGCAGGGGATAGTGGCAATCTGACCCAAAGGCATGAATGTAGGTAAACCAGTCTAGGGCAAGGTGTGGTCAGTATGATGTTACACTGGAGAACAATGCCTAGTAATCCTTTACGTgacgtgacacacacacacacacacacacgcacaactcCACTCCTGACCTCACAACAGAAAACCAGGAACTGCTGCTATCAGTCGACCCTCACATCggcactggggtgaatgtgaggcattatttgcaaagcgctttgagtgtctgatgcagatggaaaagcacaatatataaatgcagtccatttaccatttatagaaGGCTTTACTGATATggttagcagaggtcggtacaagagtaagcagtccagaaaaagcagtcCAGAAAAACTACATGTGTGGACTGGCCATTAAGAGTACCGAGATTTTTCCTAGTGGCAACACGGAGACAAAAATTAGTAAAGCAATAAACGCAGACTACAAGAGACAAAGGTGCAGAACTGAGGCCAGATACCCCGTAGACAAAAATGAGTTTCCGGCGTCTGAGTGGGTGAAGAGCtgaggtttaaatacaggtgaGGTTGATTGCTGGCAGGTGTGCCTAGTCAGTGCCGTAACGCAGCCCAGAAGGGGAGTGAGGCAGACAGATGAAGCACAATATAACCACTATTTTATACTTTCATCAAAGGATGCCACACAATTGCAGATGATCTACAAATTTACAACTCATGTTGcaatgtgatgtggtttgagcATGTAGATCTgctattgtcacaatttttgatCATTTCTACATATAATGACATCCCCCAAATAAGGTCACCAGAGTTCAAGTGTTTAAAGTGTCAAGCTGCACCAACACACCTAGAGTCGAATTTGTACCCTTGAATCACAAGGGTACAAAGGGTAGATTAAAGTTTGTCTGCCTTTGGGGGACCCTATTGACTTGGCGCCCCATGCATTTGCCTGCCTTGCCGTTTGGCAAGCAATGCCTGTAGTCACCTTATGTCCCCCCTGTGCCAAAGAACAGGACTGAaatagaggggggggggggggggggttgttcacATTGAATTGTGTTAGTGCTACAAACcagaatgtttctgtgaaggctgtcagttgtccagccggtttccatagtagagaagcttgaatcttcgactggatccaagcaacccagtccagtcgtggATTCAAGCTTCTCCTGTTTCCAGTCGAGCTCATGCACGTCTCCTCTGAAACTCATAAATCTAATCTTCAGATCCCCACTgtctcatatttttttaataaatcaagGAACCATTTGATCAAAGGAATTCAATTTTCATCAACAGTTCTTTGGCACAGTCCGGGATCCAGGACACAGTCAACGAACACTGCCCAGAAAGAACGTCTCCCCTCTGTGTTACTCATCCGTTACTTCTGCCGTCACTGATGGGCCTGAATACAGGATTTACAATCCCACCATCCAATGACCTAGTGTCAGACCCCTTTCTTAATCTGAGAAATTTAAGATCACTCCAACCCAGTATCGCCAACCGAATGACACCCCCTGTCCgcgctgccttcactgcgcatgcgtcattgaaGAAGAGGATCATATTTAACACAGGTAGCCAATGAAAGCGcgaagcttgtttccagaagggcccacggcacgttTCTCACTGCTCCCCAGCACTGTTGCTGAGTGTGTCAGATGGGAGCGTGCCTGCGATTGGGAAGCAAACCCTGATCGCTGGCGTCCCAGTCCATCATGCAAACCATTACACCAACACCTCCCACCTCATTAGCtgcagttcaccgattatcacctcatttttgcttcaaactgcactccagtcatcatctatctcagcgacaggtatctgaagcttttgcacaacaattatttccacataaattcagcattatttcatcataaaagacagatgaagcaatcagagcgctgaaggctacacgagctgctctcTGAGGCGTTCaatgcgcgtcggtcatttcaaagagtCATGGAGTTGcgccgagtttctgcttaaaactgactttagaatgatttaaggggttttaccttgtcatctgatggttaataatcccattaatccatttgatcgctttgggtgaagagactctgtctcagatgtgctgctgtggtccgaaatgacacgtgcagtgaaggcaggcagactgatttttaggtggggaccgttcagtctgcgacaccgggagtCCAACTCTTACATCCTTAAGGGAGATGGCTCAACAGGCCTCAGGGGTTTTAACTTTTCATTCACTTATAATCCATCAAACAGTACAGTTGAACAGTGCATTTAGTATGACAGAAATGCAAAACACTAATCTTTAAATGATTTCTTGATAATTTAGCTCAGTCTTATTGGACAACTTACTACTGCAACAACTCAACAAATTTATATGATCCAATAATGCAATTTCAAATTTGCTAATCTTTTTTGAAGGCAGTCAGTTGAGTTGTCGCTCGACCCATTTGTCGCTGCTGAAATGTCTTATTATCTAATGAATCACCCAACCACAATCATGTTGGggacactgcaggtttttctgTTGTATAGGGACGTGTATAAAAATTCTATCCCATACAATATACAATCTGACTGTGAATTCGGAAAGAACATGAAAAAccctttaaaatgacaccaaCATCATGTGATTATCTTAAGGAAGTTATGGGTGTTTTTTGTGTTGGGAATCGAGCTTGTTTTACTGGTCTTAATGAATAGATGAAACACGGACTTTGTAAATGAGTTGGACTTTCATATTTTTTCTCATAACGTCCTTAATATTCCGGATatctccatgaaattttcaggaaTGATGGAGTACCACCTCTCCTGCATTTTCAATGGTATATCATCTCAATACTGGCAGTCACTGGATTTTGGCGATCGTCCAGAATCTTGGAAGGTACATGGTGTCTATGAAGAGGAATTagtgatttaattttggttatgATTGGTTCATGATTAAGGCCAGTTGTCAACGATGAAAATGGCAAATTTTACATGAAtgagttcagatattttattgtgAGAGAACATGGCTGTTTAGAAGCCCCAGTAACATTTTCTTTACAtgcctgatactttgaaatgttGGTGTGGTGTCGCTGTGCTGAGCATGTATGATCAAATTAATTTGATGAGGGTTTTTTCCCCCAGTTGTTAATTTAATTTATCCTGATAACGTGATATTATCCACAACACAGTCTGCTACAGGaacaaaaccaaccaaccaaccaacagacagacaacaataatgataatcataaaatcaaattaaaattaATAACAACATTTAGAAACTATAAAAATGCAACCTGACATTCATTTGAATAAGAGTTataaatacaaccaattacatagAATTGATTAAAGTGTAAATTATTTATATAAGCTGTGTAGAAGTAAATATAAAATCATCATTTTAATCTGATAAAACTGCAGATGAaaataaagataataataataataataataataacaacaataaaatcaattttaaataaactgtaaaaacaaaattAATGGGATGATGGCCAGAAGCTATGATGCTGCTTGATTTATAAGTGTAAAATATTGATTaaagtatttattatttatataaactGCATAGAGGTAAATATAAAAATATCATCAGTATGATAAAATTGCACATGcacgtgataataataataataataataataataataataataataataataatcaaattcAAATAAgttgtacaaataaaataaaaactataaaAATACAGCCCGACATTCATTTGGATAGGAATTACAGAACCAATTTACACAGAACCAATCAATTCATTTCTTATTACAAACATGAAACCCTCCTGATCTTATCCAGTGCATTTAAAACTTCATAATGTATATAAAAGTAATATCCAAAACAGCTGAATATCCAAGctgaaataaacacacacacacacacacacacacacacacagacacacaagacaacataagtccaaaaaaaaaaaaaacgacccaCGAGAAAAACCAAAGTaaaaatttgcatagatttttttaaagttatgtcAGCTTAGTTATTTCAAATTTCAGTTGAGTTAATATCATAAGACTGCTCTAGTTAAGtagaaaaaactttaaaaaaagatCTGTGCAAATTGTTTcatcactttttctcgttgagacagcggttcattttctGGACAAAACGGCTCAcgggaaataaaagacaaaaaggtGAGACTTTAAGCACTACCttcaacaacaaaacaatcactACACAATCCTTAAAAACACTCTCAGCCCCAGAACCATTTATCGAGATGATTGAATACTTTATACTACTTGTTTCTACTCAAGTAATCACAAGCCAGACATACTTGCCCTGCCCAGTTGTTTTGGCGTTTAACTTTAAACAACCGGCGCCACTCAAAGTACCTGAGGTACATTTCTTGGTTCTTGTCCAGGAGCAGCAGGTAGTCAGCCAACTCTTTAGGTGATTTGAAGTCATCAACGTGGATGAAGGCGTCTCCCTGGATGAAGTTTTCATAGTTCTGCCTGGGTGAGCCAAGAACCACAGGTACTGTCCCCACAGTGAGCGGGTTGTACAGTTTTTCAGTGATGTAGTCCCTGTGGATGGAGCTTTCAAATGACAGGTAGAACTTACAGCTGGGCATGGTGAGGAGAAAATCATCACCGGAGATTCTCTTTCCAAAAGCTCCACCGTAAGCATGAATCTGAACATGTTTTTTCAGCTCATTGAAGTATTTCACACGACGATGGTTTGGGTTCCAGTTGCTCACAATCCAACAGACCAGCTTGTCTTTCTTGGGCAGGGTGAAGTTCTCCTCACCCTCCACTGGGACGATGAATCCATAAGGTATTGGAATG harbors:
- the LOC117500795 gene encoding alpha-(1,3)-fucosyltransferase 9-like isoform X2, translating into MSSETCLKIQRPFVLAVLILGCFVTLFLMYFKSSINWFSIPIESTGPTGQVENVFSNKTNKTPTTVLIWFWPFGDIFDLTACSSQHNIDGCFLTADRKFYNKSDGVVIHHREIHGDLSNLPKLQRPPLQKWIWWNLESPTHTSKLLGIEKLFNLTLNYHQDADIPIPYGFIVPVEGEENFTLPKKDKLVCWIVSNWNPNHRRVKYFNELKKHVQIHAYGGAFGKRISGDDFLLTMPSCKFYLSFESSIHRDYITEKLYNPLTVGTVPVVLGSPRQNYENFIQGDAFIHVDDFKSPKELADYLLLLDKNQEMYLRYFEWRRLFKVKRQNNWAGQVCLACDYLSRNK